The genomic DNA CGTCCCTATTTGTATTCCACAACGAAGAGATTTTTGCAGGTCTTTGGCCTTCGTAACACCGATGCCTTACCATGCAGCCAGTGGTTCAAAGAACAACCGGTTTCCGTCACAACAACCGGCACCCCCGATAACCTAGCCCCAGTTCTTGACAGTCCCGATAAGGAGTCCGACGTGAGTATCGCTATCGCTTTACCCCAACTTGATGCTTCACCCGAGCACACCGACGCGATCGTCTTAGCTCCCAACGCGGGGTCGAATGTTCCTGCTGCGCCCAACGCCATCATCGAAGATGAAGAAGAGGATCAGTGGAACGACGATGACGATGAAGACGACGACTGGGAAGATGAAGACGACGACTGGGACGACGACTCGGACTCCGATGAAGACGACGACGAGAGCGACGACGACGACGATGATTGGGAAGAAGAGGAAGATGAAGACGATTCAGACGAGGTCAAAAAGGACGACGACTGGGAAGAAGTCGATGACGAGGACGACGACCTAGACGACGCCGAGGACGACGCCGACGAATGGGTCGACGATGAAGACGACGACGACTGGGACGATGACGACGAAGAAGAATTCTAAGCGTCATCGCGGTTTCTAAAGCCGCTGCGTCAACCTTCTATCGAGTTGGCCGTTCCACTCTAATGCTCGCGGGCCGATTCATCCGGCCCCGTTTCGAGCAAGTTTTCAGCCAGGTGAGGTGCCAGGACCGCGGGAGTTGGGTAGTCCCAGGCGAGCGTGGGGGTCAGTTCCAGCCCCAGCCAATCTTCGATGTCCCCGGCCAATTCCATCGTGGCCAGCGAATCGAGCCCATAATCGGCCAACGGCTTGTCCCGGTCCGGCGTCCCGTTCTCGGGGTTGCCTCGCGCGGCCAACCACTCTAACAACCAGCCTTCGATCGCGGCGCTGACCGCTGGTAGATCGTCTCGGGTGATGGTCGTGGGCAGTTCGGGAACTTCGACATTTCCACCCAACAGGATCGAACGATCCCAACGATGCATGGTTTTCAGCTCGCCGCTGAAAAACTGACTCCGACACGCTTGTCGCTGCACCTTGCCGCTGGTCGTCAGCGGCACTCCGCCACGTCGCGTCAAGGCGATCGACCGGGCATCAACTTCGTGTTGTTCGATCAATCGACGACGCAGCTTGCGAACCAAGCCAGCGAAAGATTCCGTTGGCGTGTGCCGGGCCACCTCGGCAACCACCACTAAGGACTCCTGCCCATCTCCTTGCGTCGCAAAGGCGACCGCCTGCCCGCCGCGCTCGTTCCCGAGACACTCTTGGACCGTCGCTTCGACATCTTGCGGATAAACATTCCGGCCTCGCAAGATGATCACATCTTTCACTCGCCCGGTCACGTATAACCGACCCGCGTGCATGAACCCGAGGTCACCGGTTCGAAGAAAATGCCCCGCACCGGCATCTCCAGCGACGATCCCTTGGAACTGCTCCCGATTGACGTCGGGGCTATTCCAATAACCTTGAGCGACGCTGGGGCCTTGCAACCAGATCTCCCCGACCTGCCCATCGGACTGTGGTTGGCAAGTTACCGGGTCGACGATCACCATCCGCATTCCATCGGCCGCGGGGCCGTTGCTGACCAATCGGCGAACCGTCGCCTCTGCCGCCCCTTGAGCTGCCGGTTGATATTGTCCCATCGCAAGCGAATCGCGATCGACCTCCAGATATTTCGGTTCGTTGCGATCGCCACCGCCGGCGGCCAACAGCGTCGCTTCGGCCAAACCGTAGCAGGGGCAGAAGCTGCTGCCGCGATACCCTGTCGGTTCGAACCGTTGGATAAACGCGTCAAGCGTGGCCGCCCGGACCGGTTCGGCCCCACAAAACGCCGTCGTCCAACAACTCAGATCCAACCCGCGAGTGTGTTCTGGATCGATCCGATCAACACACAACTGGTAAGCGAAATTGGGCGCTCCGCTGATCGAAGCCCGATGCGAGCTGATCGCCTGCAACCACCGCAGCGGCCGCTGAAGAAAGCTTCTCGGCGACATCAAAATCGCTTCGCCGCCGACATAGATTGGTTCCAAGATTCCGCCGATCAAACCCATGTCGTGGTAGGCGGGCAACCAAAAGACACCCCGGACATGCTCGCTGGCGTTGTCCGCGACAAACTCCAG from Rosistilla carotiformis includes the following:
- the scpB gene encoding SMC-Scp complex subunit ScpB; this translates as MRPWGPRRGGWQDRNSFRPLEGSTTRRRCAAVRDHEASQTHSSSAVEDDDPKHKLQRTEAILVLSRGSLTTRKLAALAGLADATEARTLIRQLNQLYDRQGRAFRAEEVAGGYQLLTRPQFAPYLRRLGHLPQAVRLSSPMLETLAIVAYRQPVLRADIEAVRGVQSGELLRQLMEKDLVRISGRSDELGRPYLYSTTKRFLQVFGLRNTDALPCSQWFKEQPVSVTTTGTPDNLAPVLDSPDKESDVSIAIALPQLDASPEHTDAIVLAPNAGSNVPAAPNAIIEDEEEDQWNDDDDEDDDWEDEDDDWDDDSDSDEDDDESDDDDDDWEEEEDEDDSDEVKKDDDWEEVDDEDDDLDDAEDDADEWVDDEDDDDWDDDDEEEF
- a CDS encoding AMP-binding protein, which encodes MSLHTESSQRQIDWRSLTELMVDRSQRHPNRAVATFLHESGETQTITYGELNRRSRAVAAGLVPCTSPGDRALLLFPPGLEFLVGFFAASYAGLVPVPTCYPKPGRAMPRLDAAAADCQPTVLIADRETLDGLDFKRLHAAVAKTHLIATDDATADQFDPMTIDHSAEALGLLQYTSGSTSDPKGVMVRNTNLLSNLESIRSSYALEFVADNASEHVRGVFWLPAYHDMGLIGGILEPIYVGGEAILMSPRSFLQRPLRWLQAISSHRASISGAPNFAYQLCVDRIDPEHTRGLDLSCWTTAFCGAEPVRAATLDAFIQRFEPTGYRGSSFCPCYGLAEATLLAAGGGDRNEPKYLEVDRDSLAMGQYQPAAQGAAEATVRRLVSNGPAADGMRMVIVDPVTCQPQSDGQVGEIWLQGPSVAQGYWNSPDVNREQFQGIVAGDAGAGHFLRTGDLGFMHAGRLYVTGRVKDVIILRGRNVYPQDVEATVQECLGNERGGQAVAFATQGDGQESLVVVAEVARHTPTESFAGLVRKLRRRLIEQHEVDARSIALTRRGGVPLTTSGKVQRQACRSQFFSGELKTMHRWDRSILLGGNVEVPELPTTITRDDLPAVSAAIEGWLLEWLAARGNPENGTPDRDKPLADYGLDSLATMELAGDIEDWLGLELTPTLAWDYPTPAVLAPHLAENLLETGPDESAREH